The Claveliimonas bilis genome window below encodes:
- a CDS encoding helix-turn-helix domain-containing protein has product MDIGKKIKELRLQNDLTLGDLASRSELTKGFLSQVERNLTTPSIATLEDILEALGSNLSDFFHEEEEKKIVFQTQDFFVDEQEDCTIEWIVPNAQKNQMEPIILTLHPRKKSQIMSAYQGQEFGYVLKGNVTIVQGSKKYKVKAKETFYMDGSKSHYLYNHGNSDAKILWITTPPMF; this is encoded by the coding sequence GTGGATATCGGAAAGAAAATAAAGGAGCTTCGCCTGCAGAACGATCTGACATTAGGCGATCTTGCATCCAGAAGTGAACTGACCAAGGGCTTTTTGTCGCAGGTGGAGAGAAATCTCACTACACCGAGCATAGCGACACTGGAGGATATCCTGGAGGCTCTTGGAAGCAATCTGTCCGACTTCTTTCATGAGGAGGAAGAAAAGAAGATTGTATTTCAGACCCAGGATTTTTTTGTGGATGAACAGGAGGACTGCACCATTGAATGGATCGTTCCCAATGCACAGAAAAATCAGATGGAACCGATCATCCTGACACTGCATCCCAGAAAAAAGAGCCAGATCATGTCAGCTTATCAGGGACAGGAATTTGGCTATGTATTAAAGGGGAATGTGACGATCGTACAGGGCAGTAAAAAGTACAAAGTGAAGGCAAAGGAAACATTTTATATGGACGGATCCAAAAGCCATTACCTGTATAATCACGGAAACAGTGACGCCAAGATCCTTTGGATCACAACACCGCCAATGTTTTAA